A stretch of the Polynucleobacter tropicus genome encodes the following:
- a CDS encoding DUF3579 domain-containing protein, whose protein sequence is MNHKTLFIQGITTSGKPFRPSDWAERLCGVMATFRPPGDSGDPRFTYSPYVRPVLIAKVKCVVIDTRLGDLDPRALDFVMNFAKDNNLPIEEACEFNPATPPQP, encoded by the coding sequence TTGAACCACAAAACGCTTTTCATTCAAGGTATTACAACTTCTGGCAAACCGTTTCGGCCCAGCGATTGGGCGGAGCGTCTTTGCGGGGTTATGGCTACTTTTCGCCCACCCGGAGATTCGGGAGACCCTCGCTTCACTTATTCGCCCTATGTAAGACCAGTACTGATTGCAAAAGTGAAATGCGTTGTTATTGATACCAGACTAGGTGACCTCGACCCTAGAGCGCTAGACTTTGTCATGAACTTTGCCAAAGACAACAACCTACCGATCGAAGAGGCTTGTGAGTTCAACCCAGCAACACCACCTCAGCCTTAA
- the rpsT gene encoding 30S ribosomal protein S20: MANTAQARKRARQAVKQNEHNSSLRSKLRTSIKAVRKAIESGDKAAAAKVFAASQSTIDKIADKKIAHKNTAARQKSRLSAAIKAMAA; the protein is encoded by the coding sequence ATGGCCAATACAGCACAAGCGCGCAAGCGCGCACGCCAGGCAGTAAAACAGAACGAGCACAATTCCAGCTTGCGTTCAAAGCTCCGTACTTCCATTAAGGCAGTTCGTAAAGCGATCGAATCTGGTGATAAAGCTGCTGCTGCAAAAGTATTCGCAGCATCCCAATCAACAATCGACAAGATTGCTGACAAAAAGATTGCTCACAAAAATACTGCGGCTCGTCAAAAGTCACGTTTGTCTGCAGCTATTAAGGCGATGGCAGCGTAA
- the murJ gene encoding murein biosynthesis integral membrane protein MurJ: MNLLSAAAKVSSLTMLSRITGLLRETLIARSFGASEWTDAFNVAFRLPNLLRRLFAEGAFSQAFVPILGEISTNEDQNKAKILINAVATLLFWALLLTVLAGVIGAPLLILVIATGFSGGPAYDASVVMTRIMFPYIGLISMVSLSAGILNTYHRFAIPAFTPVLLNLALIGSAIFLAPHLEQPIYALSIGVLLGGVLQLGIQAPSLARLGLLPRIGLLPGAIKSAFNNPDARRVLKLMGPAVFAVSVAQISLIINTNIASRLQAGSVSWLSYADRLMEFPTALLGVALGTVLLPSLSKANAKNDLVHAGELLVWGLQLTLLLATPSAIALFIFGEPLAAVLYHYGKFNALDVLMTQRALAAYGVGLIGLILVKILAPGFYSRQDIRTPVKIGLVVLIATQLANLVFVPWLGHAGLALSVGTGACLNAALLWIGLSKRGALPNAAWLKYLGQLLLALIPFSAVLFYAATAHNWIELQAQPWTRIGLLALWLTAAALVYFVSLALVGIRWQKFLRHAK; encoded by the coding sequence ATGAACCTGCTTTCCGCTGCCGCCAAGGTCAGCTCCCTTACCATGCTCTCCCGTATTACGGGGCTACTACGGGAGACCCTCATTGCCCGTAGCTTCGGGGCTTCAGAGTGGACAGACGCCTTTAATGTGGCTTTTAGGCTACCTAACCTGCTCCGACGACTATTCGCCGAGGGGGCCTTTTCACAGGCTTTTGTGCCCATTTTGGGCGAAATTTCCACAAATGAAGACCAAAATAAGGCCAAAATTCTCATAAACGCGGTTGCCACCCTCCTATTTTGGGCTTTATTGCTGACAGTATTGGCAGGGGTTATTGGCGCCCCATTATTGATTTTGGTGATTGCCACCGGCTTTAGTGGCGGTCCAGCCTACGATGCGAGCGTTGTCATGACTCGGATCATGTTCCCCTACATTGGGCTCATTTCCATGGTGTCACTATCAGCCGGGATCTTAAATACCTATCATCGTTTTGCGATTCCAGCATTTACACCCGTTCTCTTAAATCTCGCGCTGATAGGCAGCGCCATTTTCTTGGCGCCACATTTAGAACAACCAATTTATGCCCTGAGCATTGGCGTACTACTAGGTGGAGTTCTGCAATTAGGTATTCAAGCTCCATCTCTTGCACGCTTGGGTTTATTGCCGCGCATTGGTTTGCTACCAGGCGCAATTAAATCCGCATTCAACAATCCTGATGCAAGACGCGTTTTAAAACTTATGGGGCCCGCAGTCTTTGCCGTGTCTGTTGCACAAATATCCCTCATCATCAATACCAACATTGCATCTCGCTTACAGGCCGGAAGTGTTTCATGGCTGTCATACGCTGATCGCTTAATGGAGTTTCCAACTGCCTTACTTGGTGTAGCGCTTGGCACTGTTCTGTTACCGAGCCTCAGTAAAGCAAATGCCAAAAATGATTTGGTACATGCTGGCGAACTATTGGTATGGGGCCTACAACTCACCCTCTTATTGGCGACGCCTTCTGCCATCGCGCTTTTCATTTTTGGCGAGCCCTTAGCGGCCGTTTTGTATCACTACGGAAAATTTAATGCTCTCGATGTGCTGATGACACAACGCGCTCTAGCAGCATATGGCGTTGGCTTAATTGGTTTAATTTTGGTAAAAATTTTGGCTCCTGGCTTTTACTCTCGCCAAGATATTCGTACGCCCGTCAAAATTGGCTTGGTTGTTCTAATTGCCACTCAGTTAGCAAACCTCGTTTTTGTACCTTGGCTCGGACATGCGGGTCTCGCTTTATCTGTCGGTACTGGTGCATGCTTAAATGCAGCACTACTGTGGATAGGCCTAAGCAAACGGGGCGCCCTTCCAAATGCTGCATGGCTCAAATATCTAGGGCAACTATTACTCGCCCTTATCCCATTTTCAGCAGTGCTTTTTTATGCGGCGACCGCCCATAACTGGATCGAGCTTCAAGCTCAACCCTGGACTCGCATTGGCCTATTGGCATTATGGTTAACGGCTGCGGCCTTGGTTTACTTTGTTTCTTTGGCTTTGGTAGGAATTCGCTGGCAAAAATTCTTGCGTCATGCAAAATAG
- a CDS encoding SirB1 family protein — protein sequence MPTQQLDYFTSLVTEDEHFPLTEAAIAVAQHAYPDLDVQGVLDQLDEMGNKLKARITPDTSPVQRLQILKHFFYTELGFGPNPNDFYAPENSYLHYVLENRRGIPISLAILMMELGQQIGLKIRGVSFPNHFMMRISLQQGEVIMDPLTGESLSKNQLQEMLDPYLDAKGYRGELSLPLNIFLRASSPREILSRFLRNLKMIYSEHERWERLLGIQERLVILLPDSIEEIRDRGLIFAQLEYLRPALEDMHRYLSEVPEAEDASDIREHIATLESQTKLH from the coding sequence ATGCCAACACAACAGCTCGACTACTTCACTTCTTTAGTTACTGAAGATGAACACTTTCCGCTAACGGAAGCCGCTATCGCAGTGGCACAACATGCATACCCAGATCTTGATGTTCAAGGCGTGCTTGATCAGCTTGATGAAATGGGTAATAAATTAAAAGCGCGGATTACTCCAGATACATCGCCTGTTCAGCGCCTACAAATTTTGAAACACTTTTTTTATACCGAGCTAGGCTTTGGTCCTAACCCAAATGATTTTTATGCCCCTGAAAATTCTTACTTGCACTACGTGCTTGAAAATCGTCGTGGCATTCCAATCTCTTTGGCAATTTTGATGATGGAGCTTGGACAGCAAATTGGTTTGAAGATCCGTGGCGTTTCTTTTCCAAATCACTTCATGATGCGCATCTCCTTGCAACAAGGTGAAGTGATCATGGACCCCCTTACTGGTGAATCCCTTTCTAAAAACCAGTTGCAAGAAATGCTTGACCCATATCTTGATGCCAAGGGCTATCGAGGTGAGCTCAGCCTCCCACTAAACATCTTCTTGCGGGCCTCCAGCCCTAGAGAAATCCTCTCTAGATTCCTGAGAAACCTCAAAATGATCTACTCAGAGCATGAGCGCTGGGAGCGTTTATTAGGAATTCAAGAACGCCTTGTGATTTTGTTACCCGATTCAATTGAAGAGATTCGAGATCGCGGCCTGATCTTTGCGCAGCTAGAGTATCTAAGGCCTGCCTTAGAAGATATGCATCGCTACCTAAGCGAAGTGCCAGAAGCGGAAGATGCTAGCGATATACGCGAGCACATCGCAACATTGGAAAGCCAGACAAAGTTGCACTAA
- a CDS encoding VTT domain-containing protein, which translates to MDALLQLSDLLLHIDRHLDVVISQYGPWAYGLLFAIVFAETGLVVAPFLPGDSLLFIAGAYCATEHFNLWTLCFGLLFAAIAGNTVNYFIGRWIGKKVFSSQSRWIDQGALLKTHAFYEKHGGKTIILARFLPIIRTFAPFIAGVSEMNFSRFQLFNITGAALWVFGLVIAGYFFGNIPFIRQNLNVIVLVGIGAAAVPVFLAALFKIFQPKKN; encoded by the coding sequence ATTGATGCCCTGTTGCAGTTGAGTGACTTATTGCTGCATATTGATCGCCATTTAGATGTCGTTATTTCTCAATATGGCCCTTGGGCATACGGTTTGCTCTTTGCGATCGTATTTGCGGAAACGGGTTTAGTTGTCGCGCCATTCTTGCCGGGCGATTCTTTGCTCTTTATTGCTGGCGCCTATTGCGCAACAGAGCACTTCAATCTTTGGACTTTATGTTTTGGTTTGTTATTTGCCGCGATTGCGGGCAACACAGTGAACTATTTCATTGGTCGATGGATTGGTAAAAAAGTATTTAGCAGTCAGTCTCGCTGGATTGATCAAGGAGCTTTATTAAAGACCCATGCTTTTTATGAGAAGCATGGCGGCAAGACAATTATTCTTGCGCGTTTTCTGCCGATCATTCGTACCTTTGCGCCATTTATTGCTGGCGTATCTGAAATGAACTTTTCGCGCTTTCAGTTATTCAATATTACGGGCGCAGCTCTTTGGGTGTTTGGTTTGGTCATTGCGGGATATTTCTTTGGCAACATTCCGTTTATTCGCCAAAACCTAAACGTCATTGTTTTGGTAGGTATAGGCGCAGCTGCAGTGCCGGTATTTTTGGCAGCACTCTTTAAGATTTTTCAACCCAAGAAAAACTAG
- the miaA gene encoding tRNA (adenosine(37)-N6)-dimethylallyltransferase MiaA, protein MQTELHIQPMQSSVSNPILCIVGPTGAGKTHLAMSLAEYAKSIGLTIELISMDSALVYRGLDIGSAKPTKAEQAAVTHHLIDILEPTEVYSAARFAKDAKRLCSEIESRGHIPVIVGGTMLYWRAWAYGLSSLPPANPEIRERLDKEGKRIGWPAMHAKLAAIDPETAMRLEPNDSQRVQRALEVYEIAGKTMSTLLAESPSEDGREGSDIPDWINLVSLEPSDRKRLHQNLEKRFDEMLTAGFLEEVRLLRKNPELHADLPAIRSVGYRQAWEFLNGEIDAEQMRYKALAATRQLGKRQLTWLRAISGRNTFDPFNPIEMKAALDYCKNSLKTIA, encoded by the coding sequence ATGCAAACTGAACTACACATTCAGCCTATGCAGTCATCAGTAAGTAATCCAATACTTTGTATTGTGGGTCCGACTGGTGCTGGCAAAACCCATCTCGCCATGTCGCTGGCGGAATATGCCAAATCTATTGGCTTGACCATAGAACTCATCAGCATGGATTCGGCATTGGTCTATCGCGGTTTAGATATTGGCAGTGCAAAACCCACTAAAGCAGAACAAGCAGCAGTAACACATCACCTAATAGATATTCTTGAACCGACTGAAGTCTACTCAGCGGCGCGGTTTGCAAAAGATGCAAAGCGACTTTGTTCAGAAATAGAGAGCAGGGGGCATATTCCCGTTATTGTTGGGGGCACCATGCTCTACTGGAGAGCGTGGGCATATGGTCTATCGTCATTGCCACCTGCAAATCCCGAGATTCGCGAACGATTAGATAAAGAGGGCAAACGTATCGGTTGGCCCGCCATGCACGCCAAACTGGCTGCAATCGATCCAGAAACCGCCATGCGTCTAGAGCCAAATGATTCGCAACGAGTACAACGCGCACTCGAGGTTTACGAAATTGCTGGCAAAACAATGTCAACCTTGTTGGCAGAATCGCCCAGTGAAGATGGCAGAGAAGGTTCCGACATTCCCGATTGGATCAACTTGGTCTCGCTAGAGCCTAGCGATCGTAAGCGACTGCATCAAAATTTGGAAAAGCGTTTTGATGAAATGCTGACTGCTGGGTTTTTGGAAGAAGTAAGGCTCTTGCGAAAAAATCCAGAACTACACGCAGACTTACCTGCGATACGATCAGTTGGATATCGCCAAGCCTGGGAGTTTCTGAATGGTGAAATCGATGCAGAGCAAATGCGTTACAAAGCATTGGCTGCAACAAGGCAATTGGGAAAACGCCAACTTACTTGGCTCAGAGCTATCTCAGGAAGAAATACATTCGATCCCTTCAACCCAATTGAGATGAAGGCAGCCCTAGATTATTGCAAAAACAGTTTGAAGACGATTGCTTAG
- the purM gene encoding phosphoribosylformylglycinamidine cyclo-ligase gives MTSSTNSSSKGLSYRDAGVDIDAGDDLVDRIKPLAKKTMREGVLAGIGGFGALFEVPKRYKEPVLVSGTDGVGTKLRLAFEWNRHDTIGQDLVAMSVNDILVQGAEPLFFLDYFACGKLSVETAATVVGGIAKGCELSGCALIGGETAEMPGMYPPGEYDLAGFAVGAVEKSKIITGNTIVPGDVVLAIGSSGAHSNGYSLVRKIIERAGAKPTDDLGGRSLGDVVMAPTEIYVKPLLKLISEIDVKGMAHITGGGLVDNVPRVLPENTQAVLHRDSWQLPELFRWLQMKGGVADAEMVRVFNCGIGMVVIVSPTQADAAIKSLIAQGLKAWTVGEVVERPKDAPQTIVI, from the coding sequence ATGACTTCTTCTACCAATTCTTCTTCAAAAGGCCTTTCCTACCGTGATGCGGGTGTTGATATTGACGCTGGGGATGATTTAGTCGATCGCATTAAGCCTTTGGCTAAGAAAACCATGCGCGAGGGTGTTTTGGCCGGAATTGGTGGCTTTGGTGCTCTTTTTGAGGTTCCGAAGCGCTATAAAGAGCCGGTTTTGGTCTCGGGTACTGACGGAGTAGGCACAAAGCTACGCTTGGCTTTTGAGTGGAATCGTCACGATACCATCGGTCAAGATTTGGTGGCCATGAGCGTGAATGACATTTTGGTTCAAGGTGCCGAGCCATTATTTTTCTTGGATTATTTTGCTTGCGGCAAGCTCTCCGTGGAGACTGCGGCAACAGTAGTTGGCGGTATTGCTAAAGGATGCGAATTATCTGGTTGCGCATTGATTGGTGGTGAAACTGCTGAGATGCCTGGAATGTATCCTCCGGGTGAATATGACCTAGCAGGTTTTGCTGTGGGCGCGGTTGAGAAATCAAAAATCATTACTGGTAACACCATTGTTCCTGGCGACGTAGTACTGGCAATTGGATCTAGTGGCGCTCATTCCAATGGTTACTCATTAGTTCGAAAAATTATTGAACGCGCTGGTGCAAAGCCGACCGATGATTTGGGCGGTCGTTCATTGGGCGATGTAGTGATGGCTCCAACAGAAATTTATGTGAAGCCTCTTCTGAAATTAATTTCTGAAATCGATGTGAAAGGCATGGCACACATTACTGGTGGCGGTTTAGTAGATAACGTGCCACGTGTGTTGCCTGAAAATACCCAAGCAGTATTGCATCGTGATAGCTGGCAGTTACCCGAACTCTTCCGCTGGTTGCAAATGAAGGGTGGCGTTGCTGATGCGGAAATGGTCCGAGTATTTAACTGCGGTATTGGTATGGTGGTGATTGTGTCGCCAACCCAGGCTGATGCAGCAATTAAATCACTGATTGCTCAAGGCTTAAAAGCATGGACTGTAGGTGAAGTTGTGGAGCGCCCAAAGGATGCCCCGCAAACCATTGTTATCTAA
- a CDS encoding AI-2E family transporter: MAEIFTPFLTAFILAYALRPVCLWLEKHRLPRGLAAGLAVLFGLGLIFFILSLFVGLLKYEIPLIRTQIPSWINNTQTWLGPKLTELHINFDWASLKVDAIQKITTHINDNADTLMSSALDTVLLSGSSVIAGFVNAILIIFVMFYLLIDWTHFFGLLRTIVPVRAQDTVHHLAMHTDGLLSQYLRGMLIVVSIMAVYYSSGLALIGVKGAVALGVFTAFMIVIPYIGITLGLSLTIISALLQFGPHTEVIGVLVLFGIGQFIEGFFLTPRLVGERIGLHPVAVLFALLLFGKLFGFFGVLLALPISAVSLVLVKYLWSVYTQSTWYQK, translated from the coding sequence ATGGCTGAAATTTTTACCCCATTTTTGACCGCATTCATCCTGGCATATGCCCTGCGACCCGTTTGCCTATGGCTTGAAAAACACCGCCTCCCCCGTGGTCTTGCCGCCGGCTTAGCGGTCCTTTTTGGGCTTGGCCTCATTTTTTTCATTCTCAGCCTGTTTGTTGGACTCCTTAAATACGAAATCCCCCTAATTCGCACCCAGATTCCAAGCTGGATCAATAACACCCAAACTTGGCTTGGTCCAAAGCTGACTGAGTTGCATATTAATTTTGATTGGGCATCACTCAAAGTCGACGCCATTCAAAAAATTACAACGCACATTAATGACAATGCCGACACATTAATGAGTTCCGCACTCGACACTGTTTTGCTATCAGGTAGCTCAGTCATTGCTGGATTTGTAAATGCAATTCTGATTATCTTTGTGATGTTTTACTTGTTAATTGACTGGACACATTTCTTTGGTTTACTCAGAACCATTGTTCCAGTGCGCGCTCAAGATACAGTTCATCACCTTGCGATGCATACCGATGGTTTGTTATCGCAATACTTACGCGGCATGTTGATTGTGGTTTCTATTATGGCGGTCTACTATAGCTCTGGACTAGCATTGATCGGCGTTAAAGGCGCTGTCGCATTAGGCGTATTCACAGCCTTCATGATTGTGATTCCATATATCGGAATCACTTTAGGTTTAAGTCTAACAATCATCTCCGCGCTTTTGCAGTTCGGCCCACATACAGAAGTCATTGGAGTCCTCGTTCTTTTCGGCATTGGGCAGTTCATCGAAGGATTCTTCCTAACTCCACGCCTAGTGGGTGAGCGCATCGGCCTACACCCTGTAGCCGTATTGTTTGCATTGCTTTTATTTGGAAAACTTTTTGGCTTCTTTGGCGTTCTCCTGGCGCTGCCCATCAGTGCGGTGAGTTTGGTATTGGTTAAATACTTATGGTCCGTTTACACACAAAGCACTTGGTATCAAAAATAA
- the hda gene encoding DnaA regulatory inactivator Hda, which translates to MNTPSLPKQFALDIGHTPKASLENYLPGSDRALISTLQTLCDSWKKSPPKEINNPLNDRWMYWSGPEGSGRTHLLQAMTNAAEFAGLKSFSLTPTEPITWVRLEEQITALAENDKASVITVDDVDRLDDRLAGALFRILNTVQASKNIHIFMAGNAAPANLGLREDLRTRLGWGLIFQTQLLDDDEKIQALEQAAKARGLVLSPEVAPWLLNRFYRDMPNLMALIDALDAYSLETKRAVTLPLVRELLQPK; encoded by the coding sequence ATGAATACGCCGTCGCTTCCAAAACAATTTGCTTTAGATATTGGCCATACCCCAAAAGCCAGTCTGGAAAATTACCTTCCCGGAAGCGATCGCGCACTCATTTCTACCCTGCAAACACTTTGCGACTCCTGGAAAAAAAGCCCGCCAAAAGAAATCAACAACCCACTCAATGATCGCTGGATGTATTGGTCGGGTCCGGAGGGATCTGGACGCACCCACTTACTTCAGGCCATGACGAATGCGGCTGAATTTGCAGGTCTCAAATCTTTTTCACTAACGCCTACAGAACCCATCACCTGGGTGCGACTAGAAGAACAAATTACCGCATTGGCAGAAAATGACAAAGCTTCTGTGATCACGGTTGATGATGTTGACCGGCTTGATGACAGGCTAGCGGGAGCACTTTTTCGCATCCTCAATACAGTACAAGCCAGTAAAAATATTCATATCTTCATGGCTGGCAATGCGGCACCGGCTAATCTAGGGCTACGAGAGGATCTACGGACACGCCTAGGGTGGGGCCTCATCTTTCAAACCCAACTTCTTGACGATGATGAGAAAATACAAGCATTAGAGCAAGCAGCGAAAGCTCGTGGATTGGTACTATCCCCAGAAGTGGCTCCTTGGTTATTAAATCGTTTCTACCGTGATATGCCCAACTTAATGGCTTTAATTGATGCTTTAGACGCTTACTCGCTAGAGACAAAACGTGCTGTCACCTTGCCACTGGTGCGCGAGCTTCTGCAACCCAAATAA
- a CDS encoding HAD family hydrolase: MTQLALFDLDHTLLPCDSDYEWGQFLARIGVVDSDYYARQNERFYQDYKDGRLDIHEFLRFALKPLSEHSRAQLKEWHDQFMHEVINGQLRQKAIDLVKKHQDAGDLCCVVTATNSFVTRPIVERFGIEHLIATEPATNGDNPLANFTGEVKGSPNFREGKILNLHNWLAKQELKLDELPRSYFYSDSMNDLPLLEQVSNPVVTNPDDRLRNEAQKRNWPILELFA, from the coding sequence GTGACACAGTTAGCCCTTTTCGATTTAGATCACACATTACTTCCCTGCGACAGCGACTACGAATGGGGGCAGTTTTTGGCACGTATTGGTGTGGTTGATAGCGATTACTATGCGCGACAAAACGAACGCTTCTACCAAGACTACAAAGATGGCAGGCTCGATATTCATGAATTTTTGCGCTTTGCCCTCAAACCGCTTTCCGAGCACTCACGCGCACAACTCAAAGAATGGCATGACCAATTTATGCACGAAGTGATCAACGGACAGCTTCGTCAAAAAGCTATTGATTTAGTCAAAAAGCATCAAGATGCTGGCGATCTTTGTTGCGTCGTCACAGCTACGAATAGCTTTGTGACACGTCCGATTGTTGAGCGCTTTGGTATTGAGCACCTTATTGCAACCGAACCAGCAACCAATGGTGATAATCCATTGGCCAACTTCACTGGCGAAGTTAAAGGAAGCCCAAACTTTCGTGAAGGCAAAATTTTGAATTTACACAACTGGCTAGCAAAACAAGAACTCAAGCTTGATGAGTTACCACGTAGTTATTTTTATTCCGACTCCATGAATGACTTGCCACTACTTGAGCAAGTCAGCAATCCTGTTGTCACCAATCCCGACGATCGCTTGCGTAATGAAGCCCAAAAACGCAACTGGCCTATTCTTGAGCTGTTTGCATGA
- the pcnB gene encoding polynucleotide adenylyltransferase PcnB: MITKFFKRILRRDPMVKHTQANQAGAPKRIPKKSHRIDPHLLSKNAVKVTQTLQQAGFEAFIVGGAVRDLVLGIEPKDFDVATNATPDQVQRLFRKARLIGRRFQIVHVTFFGKGHPEIIEVSTFRALLDNAGDHVAESGRILRDNVWGSQGEDAARRDFTINAMYYDPSTETVLDYHGGMADMQRKTLRMIGDPAKRYREDPVRMLRAIRFAAKTGFTLDSNTRSPIAKLGKLLQDVPAARLFDEILKLLMSGYSWAAIQGLREAGLHHGLLPLLDHILDDNENAIGANGFVKLALANTDQRIQSGKSVSAGFLFATLLWPDLLKNWKANLAKGMANIPALQDAMDETIATQSSGMTIQRRFESDMREIWSMQPRFERRVGRYPYRLIEMPRFRAGYDFMLLRCATREQSPALGEWWTNFIAADPAGQEALMASAKTELGNTTNSPTNRRRRRKPKATNPVEVSSS; encoded by the coding sequence ATGATTACTAAGTTTTTTAAACGCATCTTGCGTCGTGACCCTATGGTCAAGCATACGCAAGCCAATCAAGCTGGAGCCCCTAAGCGGATTCCCAAAAAATCTCACCGCATTGATCCACACCTGCTCTCCAAAAATGCCGTTAAGGTTACCCAAACTCTGCAACAAGCAGGCTTCGAAGCATTCATTGTGGGTGGCGCAGTACGTGATCTTGTTTTAGGAATTGAGCCAAAAGATTTCGATGTGGCAACGAATGCCACCCCGGATCAGGTGCAGCGACTTTTTCGCAAAGCACGCCTCATCGGTCGACGCTTCCAAATTGTTCACGTGACCTTCTTTGGCAAGGGTCACCCTGAAATTATCGAGGTCTCAACCTTTAGAGCCTTACTTGATAACGCCGGCGATCACGTGGCAGAAAGCGGTCGCATTTTGCGTGACAACGTCTGGGGCTCACAGGGCGAGGATGCTGCCCGCCGTGACTTTACGATCAATGCGATGTATTACGACCCTTCCACCGAAACCGTTCTTGACTATCACGGCGGCATGGCGGATATGCAAAGAAAAACTTTGCGCATGATTGGCGACCCGGCCAAACGTTATCGCGAAGATCCTGTGCGAATGCTCAGAGCCATTCGCTTTGCCGCTAAAACTGGATTTACTCTTGACTCCAATACCCGCTCACCGATTGCTAAATTAGGCAAGCTCTTACAAGACGTACCGGCAGCAAGGCTTTTTGATGAAATCCTCAAGCTCCTCATGTCCGGATATTCATGGGCAGCGATTCAAGGCCTTCGAGAAGCGGGCTTGCATCATGGGCTATTGCCTCTACTTGACCATATCTTGGATGACAACGAAAACGCTATCGGGGCAAATGGATTTGTGAAGCTAGCACTTGCCAATACAGATCAGCGCATCCAATCAGGGAAAAGCGTATCGGCAGGATTTTTATTTGCCACATTGCTGTGGCCAGATCTTCTCAAAAACTGGAAGGCCAATCTTGCTAAAGGCATGGCCAATATTCCGGCGCTACAAGATGCCATGGACGAAACAATTGCCACCCAAAGCAGCGGCATGACTATTCAGCGTCGCTTTGAGAGTGACATGCGAGAAATTTGGTCAATGCAACCTCGCTTTGAAAGACGAGTTGGGCGTTACCCTTATCGCTTGATTGAAATGCCCCGTTTTAGGGCAGGCTATGACTTCATGCTCTTGCGCTGCGCTACCAGAGAACAAAGCCCAGCGCTTGGTGAATGGTGGACTAATTTCATTGCGGCAGATCCGGCAGGGCAAGAAGCATTAATGGCTAGCGCCAAAACTGAACTAGGTAATACCACTAACTCACCAACAAATAGACGTCGTCGCAGAAAACCAAAAGCCACAAACCCAGTGGAAGTTTCTTCGAGCTAA
- the folK gene encoding 2-amino-4-hydroxy-6-hydroxymethyldihydropteridine diphosphokinase: protein MARAFIGFGGNIGDTRQLITDAIICLAQRAELHILAKSCFYQSAPVEATGGDYINAVIEIETELSPYGLLHVCQAIEQEFGRERPYANAPRTLDLDILSFEGVTQNETELMLPHPKIIERSFVLLPLLEIAPDFFLPNLGELKAYLPKVAHQRIEKLPCRNCNCGEKDVYSQTAH from the coding sequence ATGGCACGAGCTTTTATCGGATTTGGTGGCAACATCGGCGACACGCGTCAGCTGATTACTGATGCCATCATTTGCTTAGCGCAGCGCGCCGAACTCCATATACTTGCTAAAAGTTGTTTCTATCAAAGCGCGCCTGTTGAAGCAACTGGTGGCGATTACATTAATGCCGTAATTGAAATTGAGACAGAGCTTAGTCCATATGGATTACTGCACGTCTGCCAAGCCATTGAACAAGAGTTTGGCAGAGAGCGCCCTTACGCGAACGCCCCTCGAACTTTAGATTTGGATATTTTGTCTTTTGAGGGCGTCACTCAGAACGAAACCGAGTTGATGTTGCCCCACCCTAAAATCATTGAACGCTCATTTGTTTTGTTGCCATTACTTGAAATTGCCCCTGATTTCTTTCTACCAAATCTGGGTGAATTAAAGGCCTATCTACCCAAAGTAGCTCACCAGCGTATTGAAAAACTCCCTTGCCGCAACTGCAATTGCGGAGAAAAAGACGTTTATAGCCAAACGGCGCATTAA